One stretch of Gammaproteobacteria bacterium DNA includes these proteins:
- a CDS encoding type I restriction-modification system subunit M, producing the protein MNNPISQGAINKALWGACDTFRGTVSADTYKDFILTMLFLKYISDVWQDHYDGYKDEYGDEPELIKEMMKNERFVLPEASSFYSLYEKRHEPGNGERIDQALHALEESNGTKLRDASKSVFQDISFNTDKLGEEKQKNTILRHLLEDFAKDELNLRPSRVGSLDVIGNAYEYLIKHFAAGGGQKAGEFYTPPEVSDLIAELLDPQEGDTICDPACGSGSLLMKCGRKIRENFDSKKYALYGQEAIGSTWSLAKMNMFLHGEDNHKIEWGDTIRNPKLLDNNGGLMHFDIVTANPPFSLDKWGHDEADNDKFGRFRRGIPPKAKGDYAFILHMIETMKPSTGRMGVVVPHGVLFRGSSEGKIRKKLIEEGLLDCVIGLPEKLFYGTGIPAAVLIFRKGNPTPTLPLPGEGAKSNPSLGQGEGGKSSASPCQGGGREGVLFIDASRECKAGKNQNLLTTENINKIVETYKARETTDKYSYLANLDEIKENDFNLNIPRYVDTFEEEEEIDLMAVRKEREELKVQLASLETEMDGYIKELGYE; encoded by the coding sequence ATGAATAACCCAATCAGCCAAGGTGCTATTAATAAAGCCCTATGGGGAGCCTGTGACACGTTCCGTGGAACTGTCAGTGCAGATACCTATAAAGACTTTATCCTTACCATGTTGTTTCTGAAATATATCTCAGACGTTTGGCAAGACCATTATGATGGCTATAAAGATGAGTATGGTGATGAACCAGAGCTTATTAAAGAGATGATGAAAAATGAACGCTTCGTTCTTCCAGAAGCCTCAAGCTTCTACTCTCTATATGAGAAACGTCATGAACCCGGTAACGGTGAACGAATTGACCAAGCACTTCATGCCTTGGAAGAATCCAACGGAACCAAGCTACGTGATGCATCAAAATCAGTCTTCCAAGATATCAGTTTTAATACTGACAAGCTGGGTGAAGAGAAACAAAAAAATACGATCCTTCGCCACTTGCTAGAAGACTTTGCCAAAGATGAATTAAATCTTCGTCCTAGCCGTGTAGGTTCACTCGATGTGATCGGTAATGCTTATGAATATCTAATCAAACACTTCGCCGCAGGTGGTGGGCAGAAGGCTGGAGAATTTTATACCCCGCCAGAAGTATCCGACTTAATAGCCGAATTATTAGACCCACAAGAAGGTGACACCATATGTGATCCCGCTTGTGGATCAGGCTCATTGCTTATGAAATGTGGCCGCAAAATCCGTGAAAATTTCGACAGCAAGAAATATGCACTTTATGGACAAGAGGCTATCGGATCAACTTGGTCGCTCGCAAAAATGAACATGTTCCTGCACGGTGAAGATAACCACAAAATCGAATGGGGCGATACCATCCGCAATCCAAAACTTTTGGATAACAACGGCGGTCTAATGCATTTTGATATCGTTACCGCTAATCCGCCATTTAGTTTAGATAAATGGGGGCATGACGAAGCGGATAACGATAAATTCGGACGTTTTCGCCGAGGCATACCACCAAAGGCTAAAGGTGATTATGCGTTTATTCTGCACATGATTGAAACTATGAAACCAAGCACTGGCCGCATGGGCGTTGTTGTTCCGCATGGTGTTTTATTTCGTGGCAGCTCTGAAGGGAAAATTCGCAAGAAACTGATCGAAGAGGGCTTGCTTGATTGTGTTATTGGTCTGCCGGAAAAGCTTTTTTACGGCACAGGTATTCCGGCGGCGGTTTTGATATTTCGCAAAGGCAACCCCACCCCAACCCTCCCCTTGCCAGGGGAGGGAGCTAAATCAAACCCCTCTCTCGGCCAAGGGGAGGGAGGCAAATCAAGCGCCTCCCCCTGCCAAGGGGGAGGCCGGGAGGGGGTGCTTTTTATCGACGCCAGCCGTGAATGCAAAGCAGGTAAAAATCAAAACCTGCTAACCACTGAGAACATCAACAAGATCGTCGAGACCTATAAGGCAAGAGAGACTACAGACAAATATTCATACCTAGCCAATCTTGACGAAATCAAAGAAAATGATTTCAACCTCAACATCCCAAGATATGTAGATACCTTTGAGGAAGAAGAAGAGATCGACCTGATGGCCGTGCGTAAAGAACGCGAAGAACTAAAAGTACAACTAGCCAGCCTAGAGACTGAAATGGACGGCTATATAAAGGAGCTTGGCTATGAGTAA
- a CDS encoding endonuclease domain-containing protein — MKPQLHNRPQQKSTRRQLRKTPTEPEKHFWSWVRGKQLGTKFRRQQGIGHYIVDFYSAEHALIVEIDGDSHYDPEAIAYDAVRTDFLKTKGFRVVRFTNREIMQNKEGVLMSLMAIFTEANHDG; from the coding sequence TTGAAACCTCAACTACACAACCGACCCCAACAAAAAAGCACCCGCCGCCAACTACGTAAAACCCCAACCGAACCTGAAAAACACTTCTGGTCCTGGGTGAGAGGCAAACAACTCGGCACAAAATTCCGCCGTCAACAGGGCATTGGTCATTACATTGTCGATTTTTACAGTGCAGAACATGCACTCATTGTCGAAATTGATGGCGACAGTCACTATGACCCCGAAGCAATCGCCTATGATGCCGTCCGTACTGATTTTCTCAAAACAAAAGGCTTCCGTGTTGTTCGTTTTACCAATCGTGAAATCATGCAAAATAAAGAGGGTGTATTAATGTCGTTAATGGCAATTTTTACTGAGGCAAATCATGATGGATAA
- a CDS encoding restriction endonuclease subunit S: MISLSEIADISAGYSFRGKIEEQAGTGIHAIQMKDVSEESGLNHDTVVETSLPSKRTPDWLQAGDILFIARGSRIFATLYDGVFKAAIASPHFFVIRMTNQNALPEFIAWQLNQSPARRYFDKEAEGSVAKSVKRTSLDKTPISLPNLQRQQTILKLHKNIHEQKLIHRELINNADKLMKDVALNLEGQQ, translated from the coding sequence ATGATTAGTTTAAGTGAAATTGCAGATATATCCGCAGGCTACTCTTTTCGTGGAAAGATAGAAGAGCAAGCGGGCACGGGTATACATGCCATCCAGATGAAAGATGTATCGGAAGAGAGCGGGCTTAACCACGATACGGTTGTGGAGACCTCCTTGCCGAGTAAGCGCACCCCTGATTGGCTACAAGCGGGTGATATCCTATTTATTGCTCGTGGCTCTCGTATCTTTGCAACTTTATATGATGGGGTTTTTAAAGCTGCCATCGCATCACCTCATTTCTTTGTCATTCGAATGACAAATCAAAATGCTTTGCCTGAATTTATTGCATGGCAACTGAATCAGAGTCCCGCTAGGCGCTACTTTGATAAAGAAGCGGAAGGTTCCGTTGCCAAAAGTGTTAAGCGTACATCGCTGGATAAAACACCTATTTCACTGCCAAACCTGCAAAGGCAGCAAACTATTTTAAAGCTACACAAGAATATACATGAGCAAAAACTGATTCATCGTGAGCTGATAAACAATGCGGACAAACTTATGAAAGATGTTGCGCTTAACCTGGAAGGACAACAGTAA
- a CDS encoding restriction endonuclease subunit S: MVPDGWRATQVGDIARFFSGGTPSKKNPYYWGGDHPWISGKDLKQHYLYSSIDKLTDEGLKNSKQAPKGATLILVRGMTLLKDFPVGYAAKRVSFNQDIKALIPNKGMSDLYLSFLLAGNKNLIKQLVSTAGHGTGRLDSNSIKAFPVNVPPLSEQNKIAKILSTWDKAIEVTEKLLNNSQQQKKSLMQQLLTGKKRLAGFGGEWDKKSLSKIADIVMGSSPKSESYNKLKKGLPLLQGNADIKNRMSVPRVYTSQITKECFVGDILLSVRAPVGEVSRSKHHACIGRGIAAIRAKEDTSQNYLYQWLLHFEPKWARLSQGSTFEAVNSNDIKTLHIDVPQKEEQQKIASILSTADKEIETLQQKLNHLKQEKKALMQQLLTGKRRVVL; this comes from the coding sequence ATGGTTCCTGATGGATGGAGGGCGACACAGGTCGGCGACATAGCAAGGTTTTTTTCAGGAGGCACTCCTAGTAAGAAGAATCCATATTATTGGGGAGGAGATCATCCTTGGATATCAGGCAAAGACCTTAAACAGCATTATCTATATTCAAGTATTGATAAATTAACAGATGAAGGGCTTAAAAACTCTAAACAGGCACCCAAGGGGGCTACTTTAATTCTAGTTAGAGGGATGACATTACTTAAAGATTTTCCCGTTGGATATGCAGCTAAGCGTGTTTCTTTCAATCAAGATATTAAGGCTTTAATTCCAAATAAAGGGATGAGTGATTTATACCTTTCATTTCTTTTGGCCGGAAATAAAAATTTAATTAAACAATTAGTAAGTACGGCTGGGCATGGCACCGGAAGGTTGGACAGTAATAGTATAAAAGCATTTCCTGTAAATGTCCCTCCCCTCTCAGAACAAAATAAAATCGCCAAAATTCTATCAACATGGGATAAGGCGATTGAGGTAACGGAAAAGCTACTGAACAACAGCCAGCAACAAAAAAAATCCCTCATGCAGCAACTGCTTACTGGGAAAAAACGGCTGGCGGGGTTTGGTGGGGAGTGGGATAAAAAATCTCTTTCTAAGATAGCTGATATTGTGATGGGGTCATCACCTAAATCAGAGAGCTATAATAAGCTTAAAAAAGGTCTGCCCTTATTACAGGGGAATGCAGATATAAAAAATAGAATGTCTGTCCCAAGAGTTTATACGTCTCAGATAACAAAAGAATGTTTTGTGGGTGATATTTTGCTTAGTGTAAGAGCACCCGTTGGGGAGGTTTCTCGTTCAAAGCATCATGCGTGTATAGGACGAGGCATAGCAGCAATAAGAGCCAAAGAAGATACATCGCAAAATTATCTATATCAATGGCTATTACACTTTGAGCCAAAATGGGCAAGGCTCTCACAGGGGAGTACATTTGAAGCTGTTAACAGTAACGATATTAAAACACTGCATATTGATGTCCCTCAAAAAGAAGAACAACAAAAAATAGCCTCAATCCTCTCCACTGCCGACAAAGAAATCGAAACCCTGCAACAAAAACTCAACCACCTAAAACAAGAAAAAAAGGCACTCATGCAACAACTGCTCACGGGCAAGCGTAGGGTGGTGCTATGA
- a CDS encoding virulence RhuM family protein yields the protein MSKDGSEGEYPSLSVKDEVTDFLLYTAPNSEVKIEVLLNDETLWLTQKRMAELFGVGVPAVSKHLKNIFEYNELEEKSVISILETTAEDGKNYQTKYYNLDAVISVGYRVNSAQATQFRIWATNLIKEYIIKGFAMDDERLKNGRYFGKDYFKELLERIRSIRASERRIYQQITDIFAECSIDYDPKSDTTRQFYAHVQDKFHYAITGQTAAEIIYNHVDASKPLMGIKSYKNSPDGRILKSDTTIGKNYLQEDDIKKLERAVSSFFDYIEGIIERRTSFSMESFAESVKKFLEFNEYKILDGFGKISRKQAEQKAISEYEKFNKIQKIESDFDKKIKAFLKEQENKGEC from the coding sequence ATGAGTAAAGATGGCTCCGAAGGCGAATATCCATCATTAAGCGTTAAGGACGAGGTAACGGACTTTCTTCTTTACACAGCTCCGAATAGTGAGGTAAAAATCGAGGTGCTGCTAAACGATGAAACCCTGTGGCTAACGCAAAAGCGCATGGCTGAACTGTTTGGTGTAGGTGTGCCTGCTGTTTCAAAACATTTGAAAAATATCTTTGAATATAATGAGTTAGAAGAAAAGTCAGTTATTTCCATTTTGGAAACAACTGCCGAAGATGGGAAAAACTACCAAACCAAATATTACAACCTCGATGCTGTGATATCTGTCGGCTACCGTGTCAACTCGGCACAAGCCACCCAGTTCCGTATCTGGGCAACTAATTTAATCAAAGAGTACATCATCAAAGGCTTTGCCATGGATGATGAGCGCCTGAAAAACGGGCGCTATTTTGGTAAGGACTACTTCAAAGAGCTGCTAGAGCGTATCCGCTCTATCCGTGCCAGCGAGAGAAGAATCTACCAACAAATCACAGATATCTTTGCCGAATGCAGTATCGACTATGATCCAAAATCAGATACAACAAGACAGTTCTATGCCCATGTGCAAGATAAATTTCACTATGCCATAACGGGTCAAACAGCCGCGGAAATCATCTATAACCATGTCGATGCCAGCAAACCCTTAATGGGCATCAAATCATATAAAAACTCCCCCGATGGCCGCATCCTAAAATCAGATACCACAATCGGAAAAAACTACCTGCAAGAAGATGACATCAAAAAACTGGAAAGAGCCGTGTCTAGTTTTTTTGATTATATTGAAGGGATAATCGAGCGCCGCACCAGTTTTAGCATGGAAAGTTTTGCTGAGAGCGTAAAGAAATTCCTAGAATTTAATGAATATAAAATACTAGATGGTTTCGGAAAAATATCCCGTAAACAGGCAGAACAGAAAGCCATATCAGAATATGAAAAGTTTAACAAAATTCAGAAAATAGAGTCAGACTTTGATAAGAAGATCAAAGCCTTTTTGAAAGAACAGGAAAATAAGGGAGAGTGTTAG